From Thermodesulfobacteriota bacterium, one genomic window encodes:
- the tuf gene encoding elongation factor Tu, which produces MAKETFKRTKPHVNIGTIGHVDHGKTTLTAAITKVLSNKGFAKFTAFDEIDKAPEERERGITIATAHVEYETDKRHYAHVDCPGHADYIKNMITGAAQMDGAILVVSAADGPMPQTREHVLLARQVNVPYLVVYLNKVDMVDDPELLELVELEVRELLSSYEFPGDDTPVVKGSALKALGCGCGKPECADCKSIFELMDAVDSWIPEPQRDKDKPFLMPVEDVFSISGRGTVATGRIERGIVKVQDEVEIVGFTPTTKTVVTGVEMFRKLLDQGEAGDNVGVLLRGVKRDDVERGQVLAKPGSITPHKKFKCEVYVLSKEEGGRHTPFFNGYRPQFYFRTTDVTGVCTLPEGTEMVMPGDNVRMDVELITPIAMEE; this is translated from the coding sequence ATGGCCAAGGAAACCTTCAAGCGAACCAAGCCCCACGTGAACATCGGGACGATCGGGCACGTGGATCATGGGAAGACGACCCTGACGGCGGCGATCACCAAGGTGTTGTCGAACAAGGGGTTTGCGAAGTTCACGGCGTTCGACGAGATCGACAAGGCGCCCGAGGAGCGCGAGCGCGGCATCACCATCGCCACCGCGCACGTGGAGTACGAGACCGACAAGCGCCACTACGCGCACGTGGACTGCCCGGGCCACGCCGACTACATCAAGAACATGATCACGGGTGCGGCGCAGATGGACGGGGCGATCCTGGTGGTGAGCGCGGCGGACGGCCCGATGCCCCAGACCCGGGAGCACGTGCTGCTGGCGCGGCAGGTCAACGTGCCCTACCTGGTGGTGTATCTCAACAAGGTCGACATGGTGGACGACCCGGAGCTTTTGGAGTTGGTGGAGCTGGAGGTGCGCGAGCTCCTGAGCAGCTACGAGTTTCCCGGGGACGACACCCCGGTGGTGAAGGGCAGCGCGCTCAAGGCTTTGGGGTGCGGGTGCGGCAAGCCCGAGTGCGCCGACTGCAAGTCGATCTTCGAGCTGATGGACGCGGTGGACAGCTGGATACCGGAGCCGCAGCGCGACAAGGACAAGCCGTTTCTGATGCCTGTGGAGGACGTGTTTTCGATCTCGGGTCGGGGCACGGTGGCCACGGGCAGGATCGAGCGGGGCATCGTCAAGGTGCAGGACGAAGTGGAGATCGTGGGGTTCACCCCGACGACCAAGACCGTGGTGACGGGGGTGGAGATGTTCCGCAAGCTCCTGGACCAGGGGGAGGCGGGCGACAACGTGGGGGTGCTGCTGCGCGGGGTCAAGCGCGACGACGTGGAGCGGGGGCAGGTGCTGGCCAAGCCCGGCTCGATCACGCCGCACAAGAAGTTCAAGTGCGAGGTGTACGTGCTGTCGAAGGAAGAGGGTGGGCGGCACACGCCGTTTTTCAACGGGTACCGGCCGCAGTTCTACTTTCGGACGACGGACGT
- a CDS encoding NADH-quinone oxidoreductase subunit N — protein sequence MEFPMSDLGALAPHMVIAGTALLVLLAEAFGPPGRKGYLAYLGLAGIVVAALLTPSLFGPQRLGFSRMLAADGFAAFFYFVIYVVGALTLLLSESYLRSERADHGEYHALVLLAMVGMMLMAGATHLLVIFLGLETMSLAIYALAGYLRTERGGEASYKYFLLGGFASAFLLYGIALVYGACGTTQLHDVMAHFAQVRGLTSSPMALIGVGLIAVGFAFKVAAVPFHAWTPDVYQGAPTAVTAFMATGVKAAAFSAFVRVFVTAFPSLHGEWSGALWVVALLTMTLGNLAAIAQTDVKRMLAYSSIAHAGYLLVGLVVGTPEASSAMLFYLLAYAFMNVGAFACVIMVGKFGQENTGLDAYAGLGFKFPLLGLAMSVFLFSMAGIPPTAGFIGKFLIFKAAVNEGYYWLTIFGVLNSAASVYYYLRVIVTMYFTEAPEKPLVEELRGGPSATLATVLAGIGVLYLGVIPGAIVDLAREAVRYLI from the coding sequence ATGGAGTTCCCAATGTCTGATCTCGGGGCGCTCGCCCCCCACATGGTGATTGCGGGCACCGCCCTGCTGGTCCTGCTCGCCGAGGCCTTCGGCCCCCCGGGCCGCAAGGGGTACCTGGCGTACCTGGGGCTGGCGGGGATCGTGGTGGCGGCGCTGCTCACGCCTTCCCTCTTCGGGCCCCAGCGCCTGGGGTTCTCGCGGATGCTGGCCGCCGACGGCTTTGCCGCCTTCTTCTACTTCGTGATCTACGTGGTGGGAGCGCTCACGCTGCTCCTCTCGGAGAGCTACCTGCGCTCCGAGCGGGCCGACCACGGGGAGTACCACGCCCTGGTGCTCCTGGCCATGGTGGGGATGATGCTGATGGCGGGGGCGACCCACCTGCTGGTGATCTTCCTGGGGCTCGAGACCATGAGCCTCGCCATCTACGCCCTGGCCGGGTACCTGCGCACCGAGCGGGGAGGGGAGGCGAGCTACAAATACTTCCTCCTGGGGGGCTTCGCCTCGGCGTTCCTCCTCTACGGCATCGCGCTCGTCTACGGCGCCTGCGGCACCACCCAGCTCCACGACGTGATGGCCCACTTCGCCCAGGTGCGGGGGCTCACCTCTTCGCCCATGGCGCTCATCGGGGTGGGGCTCATCGCCGTGGGCTTCGCTTTCAAGGTGGCGGCGGTGCCCTTCCACGCGTGGACGCCCGACGTGTACCAGGGCGCCCCCACGGCGGTGACCGCCTTCATGGCCACCGGGGTGAAGGCGGCGGCGTTTAGCGCCTTCGTCCGGGTCTTCGTCACGGCCTTCCCGAGCCTGCACGGGGAGTGGTCCGGGGCGCTCTGGGTCGTCGCGCTGCTCACCATGACCTTGGGGAACCTGGCCGCCATCGCCCAGACCGACGTCAAGCGGATGCTCGCCTACTCGTCGATCGCCCACGCCGGGTACCTCCTGGTGGGCCTCGTCGTGGGAACCCCCGAGGCGAGCTCGGCCATGCTCTTCTACCTGCTCGCTTACGCCTTCATGAACGTGGGGGCGTTCGCCTGCGTGATCATGGTGGGGAAGTTCGGGCAGGAGAACACGGGGCTCGACGCCTATGCGGGGCTGGGGTTCAAGTTCCCCCTCCTCGGGCTCGCCATGAGCGTGTTCCTCTTCTCCATGGCGGGCATCCCTCCCACCGCCGGCTTCATCGGGAAGTTCCTGATCTTCAAGGCGGCGGTGAACGAGGGGTACTACTGGCTCACGATCTTCGGGGTCCTGAACTCCGCGGCGAGCGTGTACTACTACCTGCGGGTGATCGTCACCATGTACTTCACCGAGGCGCCGGAAAAGCCTCTGGTGGAAGAGCTGCGCGGCGGCCCCTCCGCCACCCTGGCTACGGTGCTCGCGGGCATCGGGGTACTCTACCTGGGCGTGATCCCGGGAGCCATCGTGGACCTGGCCCGGGAAGCGGTGCGCTACCTGATCTGA
- the rlmB gene encoding 23S rRNA (guanosine(2251)-2'-O)-methyltransferase RlmB, with protein sequence MSASEWVYGRRTVAEHLAASPETCRELLVAREGSGPEEVLGAARDLGLPVRQVPRKLLDELSGRGNHQGVCLEVGGWRYAALEELMGRAREPGRLPLIVAVDCVQDPRNLGAVLRVADGAGAAGVVLPKDRAAGLSAAVARTASGALASVPVARVVNLARALDELTAEGFEAVAASDHGPEDLYAAVARFPCVVVLGGEHRGIRPNVLRRCSRAVSIPMAGQVSSLNVAVACGVLLFEWRRQYRARTG encoded by the coding sequence ATGAGCGCTTCCGAATGGGTGTACGGGCGCCGGACGGTGGCGGAGCACCTGGCGGCCTCCCCCGAGACCTGCCGGGAGCTCCTGGTGGCCCGGGAGGGTTCGGGGCCGGAAGAGGTGCTCGGGGCGGCCCGAGATCTGGGGCTCCCCGTGCGGCAGGTGCCGCGCAAGCTCCTCGACGAGCTCTCGGGCCGGGGCAACCACCAGGGGGTGTGCCTCGAAGTCGGCGGGTGGCGGTACGCCGCCCTCGAGGAGCTCATGGGCCGGGCGCGGGAGCCGGGGCGCCTGCCCCTCATCGTCGCCGTGGACTGCGTGCAGGATCCCCGCAACCTCGGAGCGGTTCTGCGGGTGGCGGACGGCGCCGGCGCCGCGGGGGTCGTCCTTCCCAAGGACCGCGCCGCCGGCCTGAGCGCGGCGGTGGCCCGCACCGCCTCCGGCGCCCTGGCCTCGGTGCCCGTGGCCCGGGTGGTGAACCTGGCCCGGGCCCTGGATGAGCTGACGGCCGAGGGCTTCGAGGCGGTTGCCGCGTCGGATCACGGTCCCGAAGACCTCTACGCGGCCGTTGCGCGGTTCCCCTGCGTCGTGGTCCTGGGGGGGGAGCACCGGGGCATCCGGCCCAACGTCCTGCGGCGGTGCTCCCGCGCCGTGTCCATCCCCATGGCGGGCCAGGTCTCCAGCCTCAACGTGGCCGTGGCATGCGGCGTGCTGCTCTTCGAATGGCGCCGGCAGTACCGCGCCCGAACTGGGTAG
- a CDS encoding potassium/proton antiporter codes for MDGSFLRHAGSAAARTVWLEAVRPTRLRLGEERTLAAPMVEPALILLVTGFLVLASILASRVSDRLGVPTLIVFLVIGMLAGSDGPGGIHFDNAQAANLVGTVALAFILFSGGLDTNRRIVQPVLGRGIVLATLGVAMTAVLVGLFAWAVLGLPLLTSLLLGSIISSTDAAAVFSVLRSRGVSLKGNLKPLLELESGSNDPMAIFLTVGITQLVTVAGFQWPQLVPTFVLDMGLGVLLGIGAGRVAALVFNRIGLDYEGLYPVLSMGFVLVTFGAAEFVDGNGFLAVYLCGVMLNGATFTHKRYMMKFHDGLAWLMQIALFVTLGLLVFPSRLPEIAATGLLVAFFLMFVARPAAVVVGLAGSAFDWRERMLVSWTGLRGAVPIVLATFPLMAGVEHSGAIFDVVFFTVLTSVLIQGTLLMPVARLLKVDEPLAARPSFSLELERFGQAQGETREIEVLPNTAAAGRTIADLDIPPNALILLIGRGDGYVVPRGQTRIQPYDTLLLFGDPSSLRDADAAVLSPRPMVRKREALDDPLAMLPMTTEGKYLSKQVVVLGYGRVGRRVCQALEARGIPFVVADQNREIVQQLRDRGIPAVTGDAADAMTLAQAHVARASILVIATPDTLKVRQMVEIARQLNPSIEIIIRTHSEMEASFLKQEDAGTVLLGEEELAKSIIRLLLERLRAEPDVVEPPAPPAGSRAFLLDVAPLPRSGGPSRSS; via the coding sequence GTGGACGGCAGCTTCCTCCGGCACGCGGGAAGCGCGGCGGCGCGGACCGTTTGGCTCGAAGCCGTGCGCCCGACACGGCTGCGGTTGGGCGAAGAAAGGACACTCGCAGCGCCCATGGTCGAACCGGCCCTCATCCTCCTCGTCACGGGGTTTCTCGTGCTGGCCAGCATCCTGGCCAGCCGGGTTTCCGACCGGCTCGGGGTGCCCACGCTGATCGTGTTTCTTGTCATCGGCATGCTGGCGGGTTCGGACGGGCCCGGCGGCATCCACTTCGACAACGCCCAAGCCGCGAACCTGGTCGGCACCGTCGCGCTGGCCTTCATCCTGTTCTCCGGCGGGCTCGACACGAACCGGCGCATCGTCCAGCCGGTCCTTGGACGCGGCATCGTCCTCGCCACGCTGGGCGTGGCTATGACCGCTGTCCTGGTGGGACTGTTCGCGTGGGCCGTTCTCGGCCTTCCTCTCCTGACGAGCCTCCTACTCGGCTCGATCATCTCCTCCACCGACGCGGCTGCCGTGTTCAGCGTGCTTCGAAGCCGCGGAGTGAGCCTGAAGGGCAACCTCAAGCCGCTGCTCGAGCTCGAGTCGGGCAGCAACGACCCCATGGCGATTTTCCTGACGGTGGGCATCACGCAGTTGGTGACCGTGGCCGGGTTCCAGTGGCCCCAACTCGTTCCGACCTTCGTCCTCGACATGGGGCTCGGAGTCCTGCTGGGAATCGGTGCGGGAAGAGTCGCAGCCCTGGTCTTCAACCGCATCGGCCTGGATTACGAGGGGCTCTATCCCGTCTTGAGCATGGGCTTCGTGCTCGTCACGTTCGGCGCCGCAGAATTCGTGGATGGGAACGGCTTCCTCGCGGTGTACTTGTGCGGCGTCATGCTCAATGGCGCAACCTTTACGCACAAGCGGTACATGATGAAGTTCCACGACGGGTTGGCCTGGCTGATGCAAATCGCGCTGTTTGTCACGCTGGGCCTGCTCGTGTTTCCTTCGCGGCTGCCGGAGATCGCGGCGACGGGGCTTCTGGTGGCGTTCTTCCTGATGTTCGTAGCCCGGCCGGCGGCGGTGGTCGTCGGCCTGGCGGGCAGTGCGTTCGACTGGCGCGAGCGCATGCTCGTCTCGTGGACCGGGCTCCGCGGGGCGGTCCCGATCGTGTTGGCCACGTTCCCCCTGATGGCCGGGGTGGAGCACTCCGGCGCGATCTTCGACGTGGTGTTCTTCACGGTCCTCACGTCCGTGCTGATCCAAGGAACGCTCCTGATGCCCGTGGCCCGCCTGCTGAAGGTGGACGAGCCCCTGGCGGCGCGCCCGTCGTTCTCCCTGGAGCTCGAACGCTTTGGGCAGGCGCAGGGGGAAACCCGCGAAATCGAGGTGCTGCCCAACACGGCGGCCGCGGGCCGAACGATCGCCGACCTCGACATCCCCCCCAATGCCCTGATCCTTCTGATCGGGCGGGGGGACGGCTATGTCGTGCCCAGGGGTCAGACGCGCATTCAACCCTACGACACCCTGCTGCTCTTCGGCGACCCCTCTTCCCTCAGGGACGCCGATGCCGCCGTGCTCTCGCCACGGCCCATGGTCCGGAAGCGCGAGGCCCTCGACGACCCCCTGGCGATGCTGCCCATGACCACCGAAGGAAAGTACTTGTCGAAGCAGGTGGTGGTCCTGGGCTACGGGCGCGTCGGCAGGCGGGTCTGCCAGGCGCTCGAGGCACGGGGCATCCCCTTCGTCGTCGCCGATCAGAACCGGGAAATCGTGCAACAGCTGCGCGACCGGGGCATCCCGGCGGTGACCGGCGACGCGGCGGACGCCATGACGCTGGCGCAGGCCCACGTCGCGCGCGCGTCCATTCTGGTCATCGCCACGCCCGACACCTTGAAGGTGCGGCAGATGGTGGAGATCGCCAGACAGCTCAACCCGTCCATCGAGATCATCATTCGGACGCACAGCGAGATGGAGGCCTCCTTCCTGAAGCAGGAGGACGCGGGCACGGTCCTGCTCGGCGAGGAAGAGCTCGCCAAGAGCATCATCCGGCTCTTGCTGGAGCGCCTGCGCGCGGAGCCGGACGTGGTCGAGCCCCCGGCGCCCCCGGCAGGTTCCCGCGCCTTCCTCCTGGATGTCGCCCCCCTGCCGCGCAGCGGTGGCCCATCCCGGAGCTCCTGA
- the pyrF gene encoding orotidine-5'-phosphate decarboxylase gives MTARERLIFALDVATAGEAQGWVRRLDGEVGAFKVGLELFVSQGPTLVRDLVNRGSRIFLDLKLHDIPATMAGAARMAGGLGAFLVNVHALAGAEGMARAAEAARKGAQAAERPEPKVLAVTVLTSHGPADLEAVGIAGPASEAVLRLAALARSAGLDGVVASPLEASAIRKTWPEALIVTPGVRPAGFDLDDQSRMDTAAGALEAGADYLVVGRPIRMAPDPVAAARALAAEMEGAGKAPKRKRRR, from the coding sequence GTGACCGCCCGCGAGAGGCTCATCTTCGCCCTGGACGTGGCCACCGCGGGGGAGGCGCAGGGGTGGGTGCGGCGCCTGGACGGCGAGGTGGGTGCGTTCAAGGTGGGTCTGGAGCTCTTCGTCTCCCAGGGACCCACCCTGGTGCGGGATCTCGTGAACCGGGGCTCCCGCATCTTCCTGGACCTCAAGCTCCACGACATCCCCGCCACCATGGCCGGCGCCGCCCGCATGGCGGGGGGGCTCGGTGCCTTCCTCGTCAACGTGCACGCCCTGGCGGGCGCCGAGGGGATGGCCCGGGCCGCCGAGGCGGCGCGCAAGGGTGCGCAGGCGGCGGAGCGACCCGAGCCCAAGGTCCTGGCCGTCACGGTCCTCACCAGCCACGGCCCGGCCGATCTGGAGGCCGTGGGCATCGCCGGTCCGGCCTCGGAAGCGGTGCTTCGCCTGGCGGCCCTGGCCCGCAGCGCCGGTCTCGACGGCGTCGTGGCCTCGCCCCTGGAGGCGTCGGCCATTCGCAAGACGTGGCCCGAGGCGCTCATCGTGACGCCGGGGGTGCGCCCGGCGGGGTTCGACCTCGACGACCAGAGCCGCATGGATACGGCGGCGGGCGCCCTGGAGGCGGGAGCCGACTACCTGGTGGTGGGCCGGCCGATCCGGATGGCCCCCGACCCCGTTGCCGCCGCGCGGGCGCTGGCGGCCGAGATGGAGGGGGCGGGGAAGGCGCCGAAACGCAAGCGCAGGCGCTAG